A region of Sphingobium baderi DNA encodes the following proteins:
- a CDS encoding mechanosensitive ion channel family protein translates to MADQKDVTITGLDGKPLNLRNDWDLMTGWVSDHAVQIMIAAGAAIVIYLLLTAMRSFGTRIKGKPGDHLGVSNVLGRTFARTTQFFMVMVSARLVAGYADPPPAFYKTVTFLFTIAAVFQVAIWLREVILGLIERKATEDGQADTLSNAMALIRVLVTVALFAIATVVVLDNLGVNVTGLVAGLGIGGIAIGLAAQGIFSDLFAALSIIFDKPFRRGEIITYDQTTARVERIGLKSTRLRAVSGERKVISNANLLQKEITSLQTLTQRRVQFLIGLIYQTPEDKAEAVPAMLKDIVEKEGHIFVNAGLVSFGASSLDFELNFDVPDPDRHDYFQSRHKVGLAIWKRFNAEGIEFAYPTQTSFTAAPDGRAVMPYPDVQPVIRVDGHS, encoded by the coding sequence ATGGCGGACCAGAAGGATGTGACGATAACCGGGTTGGACGGAAAGCCGCTGAACCTGCGTAACGACTGGGATCTGATGACGGGATGGGTTTCCGATCACGCCGTCCAGATCATGATCGCGGCGGGCGCGGCCATTGTCATCTATCTGCTGCTGACGGCGATGCGATCCTTCGGCACCCGGATAAAAGGCAAGCCCGGCGATCATCTGGGGGTATCCAATGTGCTGGGCCGGACCTTTGCCCGCACAACGCAGTTCTTCATGGTGATGGTCTCCGCCCGGCTGGTGGCCGGCTATGCCGATCCGCCGCCCGCATTTTACAAGACCGTGACCTTTCTTTTCACTATCGCCGCCGTATTCCAGGTGGCGATCTGGCTGCGCGAAGTCATCCTGGGCCTGATCGAGCGAAAAGCCACAGAGGACGGTCAGGCCGACACGCTCAGCAACGCGATGGCCCTGATCCGGGTGCTGGTGACGGTGGCCCTGTTCGCCATCGCAACGGTGGTCGTGCTCGACAATCTGGGCGTCAACGTCACTGGCCTGGTCGCGGGCCTCGGCATTGGCGGCATCGCCATCGGTCTGGCCGCGCAGGGCATTTTTTCCGACCTGTTCGCCGCGCTTTCCATCATCTTCGACAAGCCGTTCCGCCGGGGCGAGATCATCACCTATGACCAGACGACCGCAAGGGTGGAGCGCATCGGCCTTAAAAGCACGAGATTGCGAGCGGTGTCGGGCGAGCGAAAGGTCATTTCCAACGCGAACCTGCTGCAAAAGGAAATCACCAGCCTCCAAACCCTGACGCAGCGGCGGGTCCAGTTCCTGATCGGCCTCATTTACCAGACGCCGGAAGACAAGGCCGAAGCCGTTCCCGCCATGCTGAAGGACATCGTGGAGAAGGAAGGGCATATATTCGTCAATGCGGGGCTGGTCAGCTTTGGCGCGAGTTCCCTGGATTTCGAGCTGAATTTCGATGTGCCCGACCCGGACAGGCACGATTATTTCCAGTCGCGGCACAAGGTCGGCCTCGCCATCTGGAAGCGTTTCAATGCCGAGGGGATCGAGTTCGCCTATCCCACGCAGACCAGCTTCACCGCCGCGCCGGATGGAAGAGCGGTGATGCCCTATCCTGATGTTCAGCCGGTGATCCGTGTTGACGGCCACTCCTGA
- a CDS encoding DNA topoisomerase IB, with amino-acid sequence MPAHAIIHSDDSQPGITRRALKRGWAYFGVDGTRITDREEIDRLNAIAMPPAYTNCWFCLSPYGHIQATGQDARGRKQYRYHPDFRAEREAEKYAGCLAFGLALPRLRARLDTDLSCRGMRKERTIAAVVRLLDLAKLRVGNEHYATTNKSFGATTLRRRHVDMAGHSLMLRYRAKSGLLREMTVTDRRLSRFLRKLHDLPGQHLFQYLDEAGEARPITSGDVNAYIAETMGDAFTAKHFRTWGASTIAFAALCEGPVSLKQMIAPVAEALGNTPAISRKSYIHPALIDLCRNGQDKWREGLRLPRRTRYLSRHERGLIALLEMLADKEPLPAAA; translated from the coding sequence TTGGGCTTATTTCGGCGTTGACGGGACGCGCATCACCGACAGGGAGGAGATCGACCGGCTGAACGCCATCGCCATGCCGCCTGCCTATACGAACTGCTGGTTCTGCCTCTCCCCCTATGGCCATATCCAGGCGACGGGGCAGGATGCCCGGGGCCGCAAGCAATATCGCTATCACCCCGATTTCCGGGCCGAGCGGGAAGCGGAGAAATATGCCGGATGCCTCGCCTTCGGCCTTGCTCTGCCGCGCCTGCGCGCCCGGCTGGACACCGATTTGTCCTGCCGCGGGATGCGGAAGGAAAGGACCATCGCCGCCGTGGTGCGCCTGCTCGACCTTGCCAAGTTGCGCGTGGGGAATGAACATTACGCCACCACCAACAAGAGCTTCGGGGCGACCACCTTGCGCCGCCGCCATGTGGACATGGCGGGGCATTCGCTGATGCTGCGCTATCGCGCTAAGTCTGGGCTGCTACGCGAAATGACGGTGACAGACCGGCGGCTGTCGCGCTTCTTGCGGAAGCTGCATGACCTGCCGGGCCAACATCTGTTCCAATATCTGGACGAAGCGGGGGAAGCGCGGCCGATCACCTCCGGCGACGTCAACGCCTATATCGCCGAAACGATGGGCGATGCGTTCACCGCCAAGCATTTCCGCACTTGGGGCGCTTCCACCATCGCCTTCGCAGCGCTGTGCGAAGGGCCGGTCTCGCTCAAGCAGATGATCGCGCCAGTCGCCGAAGCGCTGGGCAATACCCCTGCCATCAGCCGGAAAAGCTATATCCATCCCGCGCTTATCGACTTGTGCAGGAACGGCCAGGACAAATGGCGTGAAGGGCTTCGCTTGCCGCGCCGGACGCGCTATCTGTCGCGACATGAGCGCGGGTTGATCGCGCTGCTGGAAATGCTGGCGGATAAGGAGCCGCTGCCTGCGGCGGCCTGA